One Cucurbita pepo subsp. pepo cultivar mu-cu-16 unplaced genomic scaffold, ASM280686v2 Cp4.1_scaffold002035, whole genome shotgun sequence genomic window carries:
- the LOC111786576 gene encoding uncharacterized protein LOC111786576 yields the protein MAVEAAKPVMVIGIDDSEHAVAALEWTLDKIFSRTGRLQPFKLVVVHVKPSPDVFVGVSGPGRIAGSVETYQALDDDLKRKAARTIELAREICAAKSVFDGEFEVEEGDARYVLCEAANKHRASVLVVGSRGHGAIKRALMGSVSDYCAHQAPCSVMIVKMKERSNKNSA from the exons ATGGCGGTAGAGGCAGCGAAGCCAGTGATGGTGATCGGAATCGACGACAGCGAACACGCAGTTGCCGCTCTGGAGTGGACATTGGACAAAATTTTTTCTCGAACAGGACGATTACAACCGTTTAAGCTCGTCGTTGTTCATGTCAAACCATCTCCCGACGTCTTCGTCGGCGTCTCCGGACCAGGAA GAATTGCAGGATCGGTTGAAACCTACCAAGCTCTGGATGATGATTTGAAGAGAAAAGCTGCGAGAACTATCGAACTTGCCAGAGAAATTTGCGCTGCGAAATCG GTTTTTGATGGTGAATTCGAGGTTGAAGAAGGAGATGCAAGGTATGTACTGTGCGAGGCGGCTAATAAGCACCGGGCTTCAGTGCTTGTAGTAGGAAGCCGTGGCCATGGAGCTATTAAACG TGCTTTGATGGGAAGTGTGAGTGACTATTGCGCACATCAAGCACCTTGCAGTGTCATGATTGTGAAGATGAAGGAGCGTAGCAACAAAAACAGTGCTTAA